A genomic window from Massilia sp. METH4 includes:
- a CDS encoding cupin domain-containing protein, with protein sequence MQTPIDLAGKLATFNEAWQPRTVALFNGHDVMVAKLRGEYHWHVHDNTDDFFLVLDGHLEIDLEGGATVTLAPGQMYIVPKGVRHRPRARDEAHILLIEPTGTPNSGDPLTAAPRRVI encoded by the coding sequence ATGCAGACTCCGATCGACCTGGCCGGCAAGCTGGCCACCTTCAACGAGGCCTGGCAGCCTCGCACCGTCGCGCTGTTCAATGGCCATGATGTGATGGTCGCGAAACTGCGCGGCGAGTATCACTGGCACGTTCACGACAACACCGACGACTTCTTCCTGGTCCTCGACGGCCATCTCGAGATCGACCTCGAAGGTGGCGCGACGGTGACACTCGCGCCCGGCCAGATGTACATCGTTCCAAAGGGCGTGCGCCACCGGCCGCGGGCACGGGACGAAGCGCATATCCTGCTGATCGAGCCGACGGGAACGCCGAACAGCGGCGATCCGCTGACGGCGGCCCCGCGCCGGGTCATCTAA
- the coaD gene encoding pantetheine-phosphate adenylyltransferase, with product MKKIGFSGTLDPITNGHMWVIGEARSIADEVIVFLSQNSTKQPRFSAEERRAIVLESCAERQWDNVQVLIVKSDYTARVARKHGVDYLIRGIRSTADFDYENLIQQTNVEVIGGAKTLFVMPPRDLGSVSSSFVKALEGPVGWNWTTKKFVPGPAYRAWITSWLHKEWQALFPGDTEWFARLTGADAYGGATRHYHNLDHLVHGLAEIRAWAANTGAAARDADLVRAAFWFHDAHYGHEPSAISNEEASARLWLGSGLEPDAARAEEVATLIRATDHLQGGDVAHPLKDILLGVDLAILGQNEEVYGHYMRGIRAEYGHVPEERYGEQRARVLEHLRGKAYGGTLYADPWFSEQYNEPAIVNMTREIAQLA from the coding sequence ATGAAAAAAATCGGTTTCTCGGGCACGCTGGACCCGATCACCAATGGCCACATGTGGGTGATCGGCGAAGCCCGCTCGATCGCGGACGAGGTGATCGTCTTCCTGTCCCAGAACTCCACCAAGCAGCCGCGCTTCTCGGCCGAGGAGCGGCGCGCCATCGTGCTGGAAAGCTGCGCCGAGCGGCAGTGGGACAACGTGCAGGTCTTGATCGTGAAGAGCGACTACACGGCACGCGTGGCGCGCAAGCACGGCGTGGACTACCTGATCCGCGGCATCCGCAGCACGGCCGATTTCGATTACGAGAACCTGATCCAGCAAACCAACGTGGAAGTGATCGGCGGCGCCAAGACGCTGTTCGTGATGCCGCCGCGCGACCTGGGCTCGGTGAGCTCGAGCTTCGTCAAGGCGCTGGAAGGCCCGGTCGGCTGGAACTGGACGACGAAGAAATTCGTGCCGGGCCCCGCCTACCGCGCCTGGATCACGAGCTGGCTGCACAAGGAATGGCAGGCGCTATTCCCCGGCGACACGGAGTGGTTCGCCAGGCTGACGGGGGCCGATGCCTACGGCGGCGCCACGCGCCATTACCACAACCTCGACCACCTGGTGCACGGCCTGGCCGAGATTCGCGCCTGGGCCGCCAACACGGGTGCCGCCGCGCGCGACGCGGATCTCGTACGCGCCGCGTTCTGGTTCCACGACGCGCATTACGGCCACGAGCCGTCGGCCATCTCGAACGAGGAGGCCAGCGCGCGGCTGTGGCTGGGCAGCGGGCTGGAACCGGATGCCGCCCGCGCGGAAGAAGTGGCCACGCTGATCCGCGCCACCGACCACCTGCAGGGCGGAGACGTGGCGCACCCGCTGAAGGACATCCTGCTGGGCGTGGACCTGGCGATCCTGGGGCAGAACGAGGAAGTGTACGGCCACTACATGCGCGGCATCCGCGCCGAATACGGCCACGTGCCCGAGGAGCGCTACGGCGAGCAGCGCGCCCGCGTGCTCGAACACCTGCGCGGCAAGGCTTATGGCGGCACGCTGTATGCCGATCCGTGGTTTTCGGAGCAGTACAACGAGCCGGCCATCGTCAACATGACGCGGGAGATCGCGCAGCTGGCGTGA
- a CDS encoding ATP-binding protein, producing the protein MKVPKVYRVKVNTHSLRGRLLWFLLAAISMAALAQAMIAYRSALHDADQIFDYHMQQMALALRSGAPLANTHNGPSADPGNDDMVVQVWTPDGIQVFRSISRAELPQRAVLGFSNVKAKGTTYRVFSVQTSNQTVQIAQDMSVRKRMAGALALRTVGPIALMAPMLMLVVWWVVSGSLAPVARVRRQVASRQADDLSPVSENDLPDEVKPLVHELNLLFGRVRTAFDAQQHFVADAAHELRSPLAALKLQVLSLERAEDPEARKVAIGRLTAGIERATRLVEQLLVLARQEAAEPKMDPVDLAELARRTLGDMVGAAQAREIDLGIHEVADVTVQGQADALRVLLRNLVDNAIKYTPSGGTVDVSVRQLDTGAELVVEDSGPGISPEERERVFNRFYRVPGSTATGSGLGLAIIKAIAERHGATLALDASGRLGGLLVRVTFPGAKPSAKVQLAKSAA; encoded by the coding sequence ATGAAGGTGCCGAAGGTCTACCGCGTGAAAGTCAACACGCACTCGCTGCGCGGCCGCCTGCTGTGGTTCCTGCTGGCGGCGATCTCGATGGCGGCGCTGGCGCAGGCGATGATCGCCTACCGCAGCGCGCTGCACGACGCGGACCAGATCTTCGACTACCACATGCAGCAGATGGCGCTGGCGCTGCGCTCCGGCGCGCCGCTGGCCAACACGCACAACGGCCCCAGCGCCGATCCCGGCAACGACGACATGGTGGTGCAGGTATGGACGCCGGACGGCATCCAGGTCTTCCGCTCCATCTCCCGCGCCGAGCTGCCGCAGCGCGCCGTGCTGGGCTTTTCCAACGTGAAGGCGAAGGGTACGACCTACCGCGTGTTCTCCGTGCAGACCAGTAACCAGACGGTGCAGATCGCCCAGGACATGTCGGTGAGGAAGCGCATGGCCGGCGCGCTGGCGCTGCGCACCGTGGGGCCCATCGCGCTGATGGCGCCGATGCTGATGCTGGTCGTATGGTGGGTGGTCAGCGGTTCGCTGGCGCCCGTGGCCCGCGTGCGCCGGCAGGTGGCCTCGCGCCAGGCGGACGATCTATCCCCCGTTTCCGAAAACGACCTGCCCGATGAAGTGAAGCCGCTGGTGCACGAGCTGAACCTGCTGTTCGGACGCGTGCGCACGGCCTTCGACGCCCAGCAGCACTTCGTGGCCGACGCCGCCCACGAACTGCGTTCGCCGCTGGCGGCGCTCAAGCTGCAGGTGCTGAGCCTGGAGCGCGCCGAGGACCCCGAGGCCCGCAAGGTGGCGATCGGCCGGCTCACGGCCGGCATCGAGCGCGCCACCCGCCTCGTCGAGCAATTGCTGGTGCTGGCCCGGCAGGAAGCGGCCGAGCCGAAGATGGACCCGGTCGACCTGGCCGAGCTGGCCCGGCGCACGCTGGGCGACATGGTGGGCGCGGCCCAGGCACGCGAGATCGACCTGGGCATCCACGAAGTGGCCGACGTCACCGTGCAGGGCCAGGCCGATGCCCTTCGGGTGCTGCTGCGTAACCTGGTCGACAATGCGATCAAGTACACGCCATCCGGCGGCACCGTCGACGTGTCGGTGCGCCAGCTCGACACCGGCGCCGAACTGGTGGTGGAGGACAGCGGCCCCGGCATCTCGCCGGAAGAACGCGAGCGCGTGTTCAACCGCTTCTACCGCGTGCCCGGCAGCACCGCCACCGGCAGCGGCCTGGGCCTGGCCATCATCAAGGCCATCGCCGAGCGGCACGGTGCCACGCTGGCGCTGGACGCCTCCGGCCGCCTCGGCGGCCTGCTGGTGCGCGTGACCTTCCCCGGCGCGAAGCCGTCCGCCAAGGTGCAGCTCGCGAAGTCCGCCGCCTGA
- a CDS encoding response regulator transcription factor encodes MRLLLVEDDVMIGEVVLDLLRAEHYAVDWVKDGAMADTALQTQTYDLVLLDLGLPHKDGLEVLRSMRTRKELTPVLVATARDAVEQRIAGLDAGADDYVLKPYDLDELLARIRALLRRSAGRAEPVFEHKGVSINPQTREVIAGGQQVNLSAREWAVLEALIARPGIVLSRAQLEEKLYSWKDEVNSNAVEVYIHGLRKKLGAELIQNVRGLGYMVPKA; translated from the coding sequence ATGCGCCTCCTCCTCGTGGAAGATGATGTGATGATCGGCGAAGTGGTGCTCGACCTGTTGCGGGCCGAGCACTATGCCGTCGACTGGGTGAAGGATGGCGCGATGGCCGACACCGCGCTGCAGACCCAGACCTACGACCTGGTGCTGCTCGACCTGGGCCTGCCCCACAAGGACGGCCTCGAAGTGCTGCGCTCGATGCGCACCCGCAAGGAATTGACGCCGGTGCTGGTGGCCACGGCGCGCGACGCCGTCGAGCAGCGCATCGCCGGCCTCGACGCGGGCGCCGACGACTATGTGCTGAAACCCTACGACCTCGACGAGCTGCTGGCCCGCATTCGCGCGCTGCTGCGCCGCTCGGCGGGCCGCGCCGAACCCGTGTTCGAGCACAAGGGCGTGTCGATCAACCCGCAAACGCGCGAGGTGATCGCGGGCGGCCAGCAGGTCAACCTGTCGGCCCGCGAATGGGCCGTGCTGGAAGCGCTGATCGCGCGGCCCGGCATCGTGCTCTCGCGCGCCCAGCTGGAGGAAAAGCTGTACAGCTGGAAGGATGAGGTGAACAGCAATGCCGTGGAGGTGTACATCCACGGCCTGCGCAAGAAGCTGGGCGCGGAACTGATCCAGAACGTGCGCGGCCTCGGCTATATGGTGCCGAAAGCATGA
- a CDS encoding DegQ family serine endoprotease, which translates to MSKDKVLTLKRLVLALCAVGVLGAGAAIAVQGNHEAPAGAQVGTTPAPAVPANAAAGAPAPTPAPMIALPDFSVIANRNGPAVVNISTTGSVRTAYEGRGEPFADDPFFEFFRRFQGPQGRGGREAPSHGVGSGFIVSADGLILTNAHVVRDASEVTVKLTDRREYRAKVLGSDPKTDVAVLKIDAKNLPVVPLGRSMDVKVGEWVLAIGSPFGLENTVTAGVVSAKGRSLDDGSVPFIQTDVAVNPGNSGGPLFNTKGEVVGINSQIYSQTGGYQGLSFAIPIDVAQRIKDQIVSTGKVVHAKLGVLVQEVGQSFADSFNLPSPEGALIANVEKGSPAEQAGLKPGDVVRSVNGQKIVASGDLSAFVALAKPGDKVTLEVWREGKAVQLAGKLGNATDRTLAAVDEDDTPAAKSRLGLALRPLDPVEKQAVGLASGLVIERAGGAAASAGLQPGDVLLSVNGRPVNSVEQVRDVVSKSSKSVALLIQRGEERIFIPVRLG; encoded by the coding sequence ATGAGCAAGGACAAGGTCTTGACGTTGAAACGCCTGGTCCTGGCCCTGTGCGCGGTCGGCGTACTGGGCGCAGGCGCGGCAATCGCAGTCCAGGGCAACCATGAAGCACCCGCCGGGGCGCAGGTCGGCACCACGCCCGCACCCGCCGTGCCGGCCAATGCCGCCGCGGGCGCGCCGGCGCCGACCCCGGCGCCGATGATCGCGCTGCCCGATTTTTCCGTGATCGCCAACCGTAACGGCCCGGCCGTCGTCAACATCAGCACGACCGGCAGCGTGCGCACGGCCTATGAGGGCCGCGGCGAGCCGTTCGCGGACGATCCGTTCTTCGAATTCTTCCGCCGCTTCCAGGGCCCGCAGGGGCGCGGCGGCCGCGAAGCACCCAGCCATGGCGTGGGCTCCGGCTTCATCGTCAGCGCCGATGGCCTGATCCTCACCAATGCCCACGTGGTGCGCGATGCGAGCGAAGTGACCGTGAAGCTGACGGACCGCCGCGAGTACCGCGCCAAGGTGCTCGGCTCCGATCCGAAGACCGACGTGGCCGTGCTGAAGATCGACGCGAAGAACCTGCCGGTGGTGCCGCTGGGCCGATCGATGGACGTGAAGGTGGGTGAATGGGTGCTGGCGATCGGCTCGCCGTTCGGGCTGGAGAACACGGTCACGGCCGGCGTGGTCAGCGCCAAGGGCCGCTCGCTGGACGATGGCAGCGTGCCGTTCATCCAGACCGACGTGGCCGTGAACCCCGGTAACTCGGGCGGCCCGCTGTTCAACACGAAGGGCGAAGTGGTCGGCATCAACTCGCAGATCTACAGCCAGACCGGTGGCTACCAGGGCCTGTCGTTCGCGATCCCGATCGACGTGGCGCAGCGCATCAAGGACCAGATCGTCTCTACCGGCAAGGTGGTGCACGCGAAACTGGGCGTGCTGGTGCAGGAGGTGGGCCAGAGCTTTGCCGATTCGTTCAACCTGCCGTCGCCGGAAGGCGCGCTGATCGCGAACGTGGAAAAGGGCAGCCCCGCCGAGCAGGCCGGCCTGAAGCCGGGCGACGTAGTGCGTTCCGTGAACGGCCAGAAGATCGTCGCTTCCGGCGACCTGTCCGCCTTCGTCGCACTGGCCAAGCCGGGCGATAAGGTCACGCTGGAAGTCTGGCGCGAAGGCAAGGCCGTGCAGTTGGCAGGCAAGCTGGGCAATGCCACCGACCGCACCCTTGCCGCCGTGGACGAGGACGATACGCCGGCCGCGAAATCGCGCCTGGGCCTGGCCCTGCGCCCGCTCGACCCGGTCGAGAAGCAGGCCGTGGGGCTCGCTTCCGGCCTGGTCATCGAACGGGCCGGCGGCGCCGCGGCCAGTGCCGGGCTGCAGCCGGGTGACGTGCTGCTCTCCGTGAACGGCCGGCCCGTCAATTCGGTGGAGCAGGTGCGCGACGTGGTATCGAAATCGTCGAAGTCGGTGGCCCTGCTGATCCAGCGCGGCGAGGAACGCATTTTTATTCCCGTGCGATTGGGATAA
- a CDS encoding Hsp20 family protein: MRTFDLSPLYRTAIGIDRLANLLNAAEAPTYPPYNVELVAEDKYRIVMALAGFDRSELDIQTERDALVITGRKQKETQERTFLHRGIAARDFEQRFQLADHVKVTGAAFDNGMLTIDLVREVPEAFRPRKIAIDGVTSNVTALEQNREAA, translated from the coding sequence ATGCGTACTTTTGACCTGTCTCCCCTGTACCGTACCGCCATCGGCATCGATCGCCTGGCGAACCTGCTGAACGCCGCCGAAGCGCCGACCTACCCGCCCTACAACGTGGAGCTGGTCGCCGAGGATAAATACCGCATCGTGATGGCACTGGCAGGCTTCGACCGCTCCGAGCTGGATATCCAGACCGAGCGCGATGCGCTGGTGATCACCGGCCGCAAGCAGAAGGAAACCCAGGAACGCACGTTCCTGCACCGCGGCATCGCTGCCCGCGACTTCGAACAGCGCTTCCAGCTGGCAGACCATGTGAAGGTCACCGGCGCCGCGTTCGACAACGGCATGCTGACGATCGACCTGGTGCGCGAAGTGCCCGAAGCTTTCCGGCCGCGCAAGATCGCGATCGACGGTGTTACCAGCAATGTGACCGCGCTGGAACAGAACCGCGAAGCTGCATAA
- a CDS encoding Hsp20 family protein, producing MRTFDLTPLYRTAIGFDRLAQMLNSAESQPSYPPYNIELVSEDQYRIVMALAGFDRSEIDITSERDTLFIVGRKQKDGVERTYLHRGIAARDFEQRFQLANHVKVTGASFQNGMLTIDLVREVPEALKPRKIEIGASADGAPAIEQSRAAA from the coding sequence ATGCGTACTTTTGACCTGACTCCGCTGTACCGCACCGCCATCGGCTTCGACCGCCTGGCACAAATGCTGAACAGCGCCGAATCCCAGCCCAGCTATCCCCCGTATAACATCGAACTCGTGTCCGAGGACCAGTACCGCATCGTGATGGCACTGGCCGGCTTCGACCGCTCGGAAATCGACATCACCAGCGAGCGCGACACCCTGTTCATCGTGGGCCGCAAGCAGAAGGATGGCGTCGAGCGCACCTATCTGCACCGTGGCATCGCCGCGCGCGACTTCGAGCAGCGCTTCCAGCTGGCCAACCACGTGAAGGTCACCGGCGCGTCGTTCCAGAACGGCATGCTGACCATCGACCTGGTGCGTGAAGTGCCGGAGGCGCTCAAGCCGCGCAAGATCGAGATCGGCGCCAGCGCCGACGGCGCCCCCGCGATCGAGCAATCGCGCGCCGCGGCCTGA
- a CDS encoding peptidase M61 yields MTLPFPLRAAILPALFATTVFVNASANPLPPSLDQPYPGTIQMKIDASDTARNIFRIQQSIPVKPGKLTLLYPQWVTAQHGPTGALHQLAGLKVSANGKPVAWKRDPLNVFAFQVEVPQGAKTLDVEYQHLSPNETSQGRIAMTPDILGIQWQSMTMYPAGYHVRRIPIQTTLTLPAGWQYGTALETASRQGDEVRFKQTDLETFIDSPVFAGRHFKQIDLDPGAKLPVRLNIVADTPEALEAKPEQIAPHRELIKQAYKLFDSQHYAHYDFLFALSDEFGGVGREHHQSSENGVKANYFTEWNKTEAVRTLLPHEFTHSWNGKFRRPKGQDVPNFNTPLDNNLLWVYEGQTQYWGQVLTARSGLAQQSSVRDMIANMAATYANVQGRTWRPVVDTTNDPIISQRRPQVWPNWQRSEDYYSEGALIWLDVDTKIRELSGEKRSLDDFARLFFGVDDGAIQAKHYTFDDVVKALNTVQAFDWAPFLKKRVEETGPAPLDGLARAGWKLVYTDKQTDFLKGVEEQSRTANFQYSLGFSVGSDGKIVAIVWDGPGFKAGLSGNTTLLAVNGRAYKPELLRAAITAATKDSKPIDLLVKRGNDYRTVSLDYHGGLKYPRLERVEGTPDRLQSILQPRK; encoded by the coding sequence ATGACCCTGCCCTTCCCCCTGCGCGCAGCGATCCTGCCTGCCTTGTTTGCAACCACTGTCTTCGTCAATGCCAGCGCCAACCCGCTGCCGCCCTCGCTGGACCAGCCCTACCCCGGCACGATCCAGATGAAGATCGATGCCTCGGACACCGCCCGCAACATCTTCCGCATCCAGCAATCGATCCCCGTGAAACCGGGCAAGCTGACCCTGCTGTATCCGCAGTGGGTCACGGCCCAGCACGGCCCGACCGGCGCGCTGCACCAGCTGGCGGGGCTGAAGGTGTCGGCCAACGGCAAGCCGGTGGCGTGGAAGCGCGATCCCCTGAACGTGTTCGCGTTCCAGGTGGAGGTGCCGCAGGGCGCGAAGACGCTCGACGTGGAATACCAGCACCTGTCGCCGAACGAGACGAGCCAGGGCCGCATCGCGATGACGCCGGACATCCTCGGCATCCAGTGGCAATCGATGACGATGTACCCGGCCGGCTACCACGTGCGCCGCATCCCGATCCAGACCACGCTGACCCTGCCGGCCGGGTGGCAGTACGGCACGGCGCTGGAGACGGCTTCGCGCCAGGGTGACGAGGTGCGCTTCAAGCAGACCGACCTGGAAACCTTCATCGACTCGCCCGTGTTCGCCGGCCGCCACTTCAAGCAGATCGACCTCGATCCAGGCGCGAAACTGCCGGTGCGCCTGAACATCGTGGCCGACACGCCGGAAGCGCTGGAAGCGAAGCCGGAACAGATCGCCCCGCACCGCGAGCTGATCAAGCAGGCCTATAAACTGTTCGATTCGCAGCACTACGCGCACTACGATTTCCTGTTCGCCCTCTCGGACGAGTTCGGCGGCGTGGGCCGCGAGCACCACCAGTCCAGCGAGAACGGCGTGAAGGCCAATTACTTCACCGAGTGGAACAAGACGGAAGCCGTGCGCACCCTGCTGCCGCACGAATTCACGCACTCGTGGAACGGCAAGTTCCGCCGCCCGAAAGGCCAGGACGTGCCGAACTTCAATACCCCGCTGGACAACAACCTGCTGTGGGTCTACGAAGGCCAGACGCAGTACTGGGGCCAGGTGCTCACCGCCCGCTCCGGCCTGGCGCAGCAGTCCAGCGTGCGCGACATGATCGCCAACATGGCGGCCACGTATGCGAACGTGCAGGGCCGCACCTGGCGCCCGGTGGTGGACACGACGAACGACCCGATCATCAGCCAGCGCCGCCCGCAGGTATGGCCGAACTGGCAGCGCAGCGAGGACTATTACTCGGAAGGCGCGCTGATCTGGCTGGATGTCGACACGAAGATCCGCGAACTCTCGGGTGAAAAACGATCCCTGGACGACTTCGCCCGCCTGTTCTTCGGCGTGGACGATGGCGCAATCCAGGCCAAGCACTACACGTTCGACGACGTGGTGAAAGCCTTGAACACCGTACAGGCCTTCGACTGGGCGCCGTTCCTGAAAAAACGCGTGGAGGAAACCGGCCCCGCCCCGCTGGACGGCCTGGCCCGCGCCGGCTGGAAGCTCGTCTACACGGACAAGCAGACCGACTTCCTCAAGGGCGTGGAAGAGCAGAGCCGAACGGCCAACTTCCAGTACTCGCTGGGCTTCTCGGTGGGCAGCGACGGCAAGATCGTCGCCATCGTGTGGGATGGCCCGGGCTTCAAGGCGGGCCTGTCCGGCAATACCACGCTGCTGGCCGTGAACGGCCGCGCCTACAAGCCGGAGCTGCTGCGCGCGGCCATCACCGCGGCCACGAAGGACAGCAAGCCGATCGACCTGCTCGTCAAGCGCGGCAACGATTACCGCACCGTCTCGCTGGACTACCACGGCGGGCTGAAGTATCCGCGCCTGGAGCGCGTCGAGGGCACGCCGGACCGCCTGCAAAGCATCCTGCAGCCGCGTAAATAA
- a CDS encoding glutathione S-transferase N-terminal domain-containing protein translates to MITLHTWTTPNGRKPIILLEELGVPYETAPVDIGSGAQFDPEFLKLSPNNKIPAIVDDEAEGGALSLFESGAILTYLADKYGKFLPPSGPARWQAMQWLHWQIGGLGPMLGQLGYFAQQDDAFGLERFVKEGGRLLTVLDTQLGRSEYVAGDEYTIADIACYPWIMAASERLPEMLAESLGKPNLQRWLSLVGARPAVQAGMKWKPRG, encoded by the coding sequence ATGATCACACTGCATACCTGGACCACCCCGAATGGCCGCAAGCCCATCATCCTGCTGGAAGAGCTGGGCGTACCTTATGAGACCGCGCCGGTCGACATCGGCAGCGGCGCGCAATTCGATCCCGAATTCCTGAAACTGTCGCCGAACAACAAGATCCCCGCCATCGTGGACGACGAGGCGGAAGGCGGAGCGCTGTCGCTGTTCGAAAGCGGCGCGATCCTCACCTATCTGGCGGACAAATACGGCAAGTTCCTGCCCCCATCCGGCCCGGCGCGCTGGCAGGCCATGCAATGGCTGCACTGGCAGATCGGCGGGCTTGGCCCGATGCTGGGCCAGCTCGGCTATTTCGCCCAGCAGGATGATGCCTTCGGCCTCGAGCGCTTCGTGAAGGAAGGCGGCCGGCTGCTGACCGTACTCGATACGCAGCTGGGCCGTTCCGAATACGTGGCCGGCGACGAGTACACGATCGCCGACATCGCCTGCTATCCCTGGATCATGGCGGCCAGCGAGCGGCTGCCGGAGATGCTGGCCGAGTCGCTGGGCAAGCCGAACCTGCAACGCTGGCTTTCGCTCGTCGGCGCGCGCCCGGCCGTGCAGGCCGGCATGAAATGGAAGCCGCGCGGCTGA
- a CDS encoding alpha/beta fold hydrolase codes for MRAQRLDFPGTRGATLAARLDAPDGSARAYALFAHCFTCGKDVFAASRIAQALTDHGIAVLRFDFTGLGASEGEFANTNFSSNVEDLLAAAGYLREQFAAPRLLIGHSLGGAATLAVAGQVPEAQAVVTIAAPSDPSHVTHLFRDHIDTITAEGEAEVQLAGRPFRIRKQFLEDVAEQKLKDKIGAMRKALLVMHAPGDTTVGIENAMNIFIAAKHPKSYVSLDTADHLLTKRDDAVYVANLIAAWSERYLKD; via the coding sequence ATGCGCGCACAACGACTCGACTTCCCCGGCACCCGCGGCGCCACGCTGGCCGCCCGCCTCGACGCCCCGGACGGCTCGGCCCGCGCCTACGCCCTGTTCGCCCACTGCTTCACCTGCGGCAAGGACGTCTTCGCGGCCAGCCGCATCGCCCAGGCGCTGACGGACCACGGCATCGCCGTGCTGCGTTTCGACTTCACGGGCCTGGGCGCCAGCGAAGGCGAATTCGCCAACACCAATTTCTCGTCGAACGTGGAAGACCTGCTGGCCGCCGCTGGCTACCTGCGCGAGCAGTTCGCCGCGCCGCGCCTGCTGATCGGCCACAGCCTGGGCGGCGCGGCCACCCTGGCCGTGGCCGGCCAGGTGCCGGAAGCGCAGGCCGTGGTGACGATCGCCGCGCCCAGCGACCCGTCCCACGTCACGCACCTGTTCCGCGACCACATCGACACGATCACGGCCGAAGGGGAAGCGGAAGTGCAGCTGGCTGGGCGGCCGTTCCGCATCCGCAAGCAATTCCTCGAGGACGTGGCCGAGCAGAAGCTGAAGGACAAGATCGGCGCGATGAGGAAGGCCCTGCTGGTGATGCACGCACCCGGCGACACCACGGTAGGCATCGAGAATGCGATGAACATCTTCATCGCGGCGAAACACCCGAAGAGCTATGTATCGCTCGATACGGCCGATCACCTGCTCACGAAGCGCGACGATGCCGTGTACGTGGCGAACCTGATCGCCGCGTGGAGCGAACGCTATCTGAAGGATTGA
- a CDS encoding DNA polymerase Y family protein — protein sequence MRLWIGLHLPRLPLEVFCPSWSADTLTAVLDHEVVLAASEEARRAGVLPGMRRGGALMMAPEIQLHERVPEREAEALQAVAMALLQFTPQVAEGEEATLLMDVGASLRLFGGIRRLCALVRTSLRTLGFTAMLGVAPTARGAWLLARGGAGRALKIDSMTRRLHRLPASLLPPARPYMAWLEGIGCLSVGDVARLPRPGLQRRCGRDLLDVLDAALGHTAEMFRWIEAPANFQARLELFGRIENTDLLLAGACRLLQQMTGWLNARQLAVARIVLLLEHERGRVARPPTPVEIVLAEAVWRDDHLVRLLKERLAKLTLEAPVIGLVLEAPNVKPMAPLSDSLFPEPGGSVEDRLRLFELLLARLGPENVLQAAPKADYRPEHANAWVSVQQKVRAADIAARLPPGGLPRPAWLLPKPIALLVRDHRPFYCSPLRMVSAAERIEAGWWSDTQTRDYFIAVGEDNAHYWVFRERLPGGEEEAEPRWYLHGLFG from the coding sequence ATGCGCCTGTGGATCGGCCTGCACCTGCCCCGGCTCCCGCTCGAAGTGTTCTGCCCGAGCTGGTCGGCTGACACCCTCACGGCCGTGCTGGACCACGAAGTGGTGCTGGCCGCCTCGGAAGAGGCGCGCCGCGCCGGCGTGCTGCCGGGCATGCGCCGTGGTGGCGCGCTGATGATGGCGCCGGAAATCCAGCTGCACGAGCGCGTCCCCGAACGGGAAGCGGAAGCGCTGCAGGCCGTGGCGATGGCGCTGCTGCAATTCACCCCGCAGGTCGCCGAGGGCGAGGAAGCCACCTTGCTGATGGACGTGGGCGCCAGCCTGCGCCTGTTCGGCGGCATCCGCCGGCTGTGCGCGCTGGTGCGAACGAGCCTGCGCACGCTGGGTTTCACTGCCATGCTAGGCGTGGCCCCCACGGCGCGCGGCGCCTGGCTGCTGGCGCGCGGCGGGGCAGGGCGGGCATTGAAGATCGATTCGATGACGCGGCGCCTGCACCGCCTGCCCGCCAGCCTGCTGCCGCCGGCCCGGCCGTACATGGCATGGCTGGAAGGCATCGGCTGCCTGTCGGTGGGCGACGTGGCGCGCCTGCCCCGGCCGGGCCTGCAACGGCGCTGCGGCCGCGACTTGCTGGACGTGCTGGATGCCGCGCTGGGTCACACGGCCGAGATGTTCCGCTGGATCGAGGCACCCGCCAATTTCCAGGCCAGGCTGGAACTGTTCGGCCGCATCGAAAACACGGATCTGCTGCTGGCCGGAGCCTGCCGCCTGCTGCAGCAGATGACGGGCTGGCTGAACGCCCGCCAGCTGGCCGTCGCACGCATCGTGCTGCTGCTGGAGCACGAGCGGGGCAGGGTGGCGCGGCCGCCCACGCCGGTCGAGATCGTGCTGGCCGAGGCGGTGTGGCGCGACGACCACCTGGTGCGCCTGCTGAAGGAGCGGCTCGCCAAGCTCACGCTGGAAGCGCCCGTGATCGGCCTCGTGCTGGAAGCTCCAAACGTGAAGCCGATGGCGCCGCTATCCGATTCGCTGTTCCCCGAACCGGGCGGCAGCGTGGAAGACCGGCTGCGCCTGTTCGAGCTGCTGCTGGCGCGCCTGGGCCCAGAAAACGTGCTGCAGGCGGCGCCCAAGGCCGATTACCGGCCCGAGCATGCGAACGCCTGGGTGAGCGTGCAGCAAAAGGTGCGCGCCGCCGATATCGCGGCGCGGCTGCCACCCGGCGGCCTGCCGCGGCCCGCGTGGCTGCTGCCAAAGCCCATCGCGCTGCTGGTGCGCGACCACCGGCCCTTTTATTGCTCGCCGCTGCGCATGGTATCGGCCGCCGAGCGGATCGAGGCGGGGTGGTGGAGCGATACGCAGACGCGCGATTACTTCATTGCGGTAGGGGAGGACAATGCGCATTACTGGGTGTTTCGGGAGCGGCTGCCGGGTGGGGAGGAGGAGGCGGAGCCGCGGTGGTATCTGCATGGGTTGTTTGGCTGA